Within the Chromatiales bacterium genome, the region TTACCCGGCCTGACTTGATCCGGTGCCTGAACTGGCGGTGGCTACCGCGCGTCGCTACGAGGTACCAGCCATCGTCGAGGAGTAGCCGGGACTGCGGGACTGATGTGCGACGGCGAAAATGACGATGCCAGCAGTCACTTCCCGATAGACGACCGAAAAGGGAAAGCCCTGGAGAAAAACACGCCGGGTATTCGCCGCTGCCGGCGACCCAGCACGGGGGAAGGCCAGTGCGCGGGCTGCTGCCGGTGCGAACCTGGCCGATTTCACCGAGACAGGCGCCGGGCCTCGGCAAACACGTCTTCGGCCGCGTAGGTCTGCGTTTCTCCACGGTCATAGGCCGCCACTCGCGCCTCAATCTCCCGATTCCAGAGCGTCTCAATGTCGGACAGCGGGGATGCCTGCAGGGACTCCAGAAGGGCTTCCGCAAGCTGGGCTCGCTCTTCGGCCGCGAGCGTGCGAGCCATTTTCTCCAGGTCTTTCAGGGAAGAGGCCATGTCATGTCTCCCTCACAGATGCATGGATCTTACGCCGTGATACGCAGTCTGTCGCGGACCGCTAACGCCTGAGCTGAGCGGCGCCAGTGGCTGGCGCGCAGGTTGCGCTTGCAAGCCGCGTGACAGGTGCGTCAGGCGACCGGTGGAGCGATTGGTTATGTGCCAGCTAGAGTTCGTACCGGCTGAGATCAAGTGCGCCATGGAATACACCGAGAATTTCTATGCCGCCACTGGACGTGATCAGGTAGGTGATTCGGTAATGGCCGTAGAGCAATATCCGGATGTTTCGCGATGAGCCCCAGTACCGATGGCCCAACTCCGGAAATTCACGAAGCAGCTGAGCTCGTTCATAGATACCTTCAACCGTTCGTGCTGCCGCCTGCGGATTATCGGCAGCAATGTACTCGTGAATGTCTTGCAGCCAGCGCTCGGCCTCGGTTGTCCAGGTTATTGCTGCCACAAGCGAATGCGTCGGCCCATTTCTTCGTTCGATATGGAGCGCTTTGCGTCAGAATCAGCGAGACCACGAGCGACCATGGCGTGAAAGGCAAGCTCCCGGATGAGCTCTTCCCGCGAGCTATCCTCCGGTTGCTGCTGAATCAAACGCGTCAACTCTTCCTTGGCCGTGGACATTGGCGATACCTCCAATTTGTCCTGAAGGGTGCCACAGATAATCACTTGATGGAATGGCACCTAACGTCCGAGCTCACCGGCGCCAGTGGCTGGCGCGCGGGTTGCGCTTGCAAGCCGCGTGACAGACGCGTCAGGCGACCGATGAAGCGATTGGTTAGCCAGCAGAACGACCGGACTTAGGAGTGGACCGCTCAAGGACACCCGCCATGCGTGTCTGCCACCCAGGTCCCGTCGCTTTCCATTTATCGATAACTTCCGGCGGCAGTCTGAGAGATAGGAGCTTTCGTGGGCTGGCAAGTTTCGGACGCCCGCGCCGCACGAGCTTCTTCCCGTGATAAAGGTCTGCGCCGGCCACCCAGCTATCGGTGATTTCCGGCGCTTCGTCTCGCTCAGGCGAGGAGCGGCCTGATTTTCTTCGCTTCGCGCTCATGACAATGCCTCATGCTGATGATGCGTCTGGCTGCGCCGCGCGGAGTCC harbors:
- a CDS encoding type II toxin-antitoxin system HicA family toxin; translation: MGQVRTGSSPRTGLPPCWVAGSGEYPACFSPGLSLFGRLSGSDCWHRHFRRRTSVPQSRLLLDDGWYLVATRGSHRQFRHRIKSGRVTVPGKPGDDLAPGTLNSILNQSGLKKPG
- a CDS encoding addiction module protein; its protein translation is MASSLKDLEKMARTLAAEERAQLAEALLESLQASPLSDIETLWNREIEARVAAYDRGETQTYAAEDVFAEARRLSR
- a CDS encoding type II toxin-antitoxin system RelE/ParE family toxin, which encodes MAAITWTTEAERWLQDIHEYIAADNPQAAARTVEGIYERAQLLREFPELGHRYWGSSRNIRILLYGHYRITYLITSSGGIEILGVFHGALDLSRYEL
- a CDS encoding BrnA antitoxin family protein, giving the protein MSAKRRKSGRSSPERDEAPEITDSWVAGADLYHGKKLVRRGRPKLASPRKLLSLRLPPEVIDKWKATGPGWQTRMAGVLERSTPKSGRSAG